The DNA sequence AATATCTGACATAAAAACGTAAATCAACTTACAAAAATAGTCAATGGAAACGGGAATTAAAATACCAAAACCGTGATTTAATATTTAATTATCAACATTTTTGCCTGTTTATCCCCAATCAATTTTTTTAATGTTTGTAATGAAGGGCGTTAGCAAGTTAATTGCTTGAATCCGGAAATTTTCATTTCAGCAGCCATGAAAAACAGGACAAAAACAAGACATTCAGAGAGATTTAAGTTAATTTTTAAGAAAAATGCCCCTATTCTATAATAAAATAAGGGCACTTACAGCTAGTTTATACAAAAAAATTAATAGTGTGTTTTATATTTTAATCCTCAAAGACAAGCTTTCTTTTCTTCTCTCTTTTAGGAATTCCATGGATTTTATCGTACAGGTAAGCAAAGAGATTCGGTTTTTTATAAATCCTGCTGTATCTGTACTTCGTGTTGAAATGACGGATATGGATTTTATAGGCATCATACCCGATTACAATCAACAAACATATACTGATCACATAGAATACCCTGAACTCAAGGTAGTAATAGGTCAATCCTGAGAATACCGCTCCCATTACGTAAGCAAGCATAATACTCATCAGAAGTTTTGCTCTGCCAATAAGCTCTCCATTTTTTCTGTATTTTTTCTGCGTAAACATAGATACCAGAATTCCTAAATCGGTGGTTGTTCCGGTAAGGTGGGTCGTTTTCACAGAGAAGTTGGAGATACTTGCGGTAAGACCGTTTTGCAGTCCGGTGGCAAAAAGCATCAATGCTACTAAATATTCTGTTTCTTCTAATGTTTTCTGGTAATAAAACTGTCCGTACACTCCTACAAACAAAAGACATATGATTTCCAGCACAATGGGCATAGAATGGGCAAAATATTTACTTTTCTTGTTAAAGTTGATCACAATAAAGTTAGACAGGAAGCTTCCGAAGAAGAATAAAAAGATCCATCCGCCTACCACAGCTACCTGTGTCCAGTTTCCTTTACTTATTTCTGCCGCTAAAATAGCGTAGTGTCCCGTTACGTTCGATGTAAAAGAGAGAAATATCAATAGGGAAGCAATGTTTATAGTACCCGCCGTAAAGGCAGTCAGCGTCCCCAACCTGATATTGTCTCCCAGTGTCCTGCTGTTACTATAATTTCTTAACATTTTTTATTTTTTTAAATTGTGTTTTATTTAGACCTCTACAAAGATCTCTGCCAGCCTTCCTCTTTCCGGAAGTCTTTCTCTTACTTCAACGGTAATTTCATGGGATTGCAGCTCTTTGCATTTTTTGATGTAAGGAATCAGATCAAACTTCCCTTTTCCTTTACTCTTAATAGACGGAGAATAATAAGCCTCTTCAATATTTTCTGCCTTTACATATTGGTTGAATGTTCTTTGGAAACTTCCCGTAAAGACATCACAGGTGATTTTGTTAACCAGATGAGGATATTTATTACTGATAATTCCAAAAGCATCACAGAATTCTGCAGGCCTGATTTTATTAAAAACTGATGTTTTGGTACTAAACAAAAGGTCTCTGATAGAATCTCCGGCATCATATCCGGAAGTCAGAAGAATATTATATTGGTTCTGGTCTTCTGATGCATCTTTCTCTTTAAGTACTTTTTTCAATATATTCAATGACTCAAGAGAGTAATCTGTTGCAATTAAAATTGTTTTAGTCATGTTCTTATTATTTTGTATTGTGTTTATCTTTTTTGATGATACAAAACTAGAACGACCAAATTAGAAGATCTTTGGAATGGAATTAAAATGTGATTAAAGAGATTAAAATGAGATTAGAAAATTGTTAAGAGGGCTTAATATAGGATAGATTAAAATCAAAAAAAAGGAGACAAGCATCTGTTTTTCAGAATAAAACAAATTAAAAATGAGTAAAAAACCAGAATAGAGATTCTTATTTGTTTATTTCTTCTCCTTTCTGCATACTATAGAAATTCGGGAACTTCATCTGTACGGTTGTTCCCTGATTCTCATGCGAACTTACAATTAGTTCACCATGGTGCATTCTTACGATATTTCTCGCAAGCGGAAGCCCAATTCCGTAGCCTTCATAGTTGTTCGTATTAGAAGCTCTGAAGAACGGGTCGTAGATTTTATTCATTTCTACTTCCGGAATTCCGATCCCATTGTCTTTTACAATAATGTAGACATCTGTATTGGTGGCTCCCAAAGAAACTTTTACCTGCTGGAAATTAGAATATTTGCACCCATTACTGATGATATTCGCTACTGCAAGATGTAATAACTGTTCGTTCCCCTGAACTTTCAGTTTTTTAGGATTATCAGGAAGCATACTGATATCCAGATAGATATTGTTTCGGGAATCAATTCTCCTAAGAGTTTCAATAACATCCCAAAGAAGCTGATCAATTCTCACCTTATCCATTTTCTGGATCTTTCCGTCGAATCCGGTTTGGGCAATCATTAATAATGCTTTGATCTTTTTATCCAGTTTTTCGGCTTCATCCAGAATAATTCCAAGAGTTTCTTTGTACTCGTCGGCAGTTCGGCTGATGGAAAGGGCAACATCGGCTTCTCCCATGATGGATGTAAGAGGCGTTCTCAATTCGTGGGAAACATTTCCAATCAGGTGATTCTGGGTCTCGAAAGAAGTTTCAATACGGTTGAGCATATCATTGAAGGTATCTACCAATTCATTGAGTTCCTTATTATCAGGCTGTGATTCCAGTCTTAAATGAAGATTTTCAGAACTGATTTCCTTTACTTTTCCTGTAATTTTTAAAATGGGTCTGAATAACGTTTTGGACAGATAAAAAGAGAAGATCATACTAAAGAATAATGAAAGTACGATACACGTAATCAGTGTTCTTTTTAAAAATCCGAGATAATAAACCACATAATGGTTTTTGGCAGAAGCGATTGCGATATAATCTTTATCATCATATCTGAAGCTCTGTCCTATATAATAAAATTCTTCATCATTATAATTGGATTCTCCTTCTCTGATAATATTTTTAAAGAAATAATCCGGAATATGAACTTCCTGGGATATTTTTTTGAAATTGGAATCGGTAGGAACGGCAAAGACATAGTCTTTTTCCATTGGAAGTTCCTCTTCATTCAAGCTGTTAAGCACATAGTTTTCCGGAAGGTCGAGATGGTCTTTGCTTTTCTCAATCTGAACAATGGTAGCTGTTCTGATCTTCAGCAGCTCATAAAACCTCTGATGCGAAAAATTAACGATAGAAAAGTACACCAAACCACTGAACAACAATATGATGGCTGTAAAAACCAACATCAAAAGCACCATCGTTTTAGTCTGATTTGTAATGACTTTATTAAACATCTATCACGTTTTTTTCAACACATACCCCATTCCTATCACGGTATGAATCAACTTATTATCATCCTGGCTATCCAGTTTTTTCCTTAAATAATTGACATATACATCTACCACATTAGTTCCCAGCTCATAGTTTACTCCCCAGACCGCATCCAGGATTTCTGCTCTTGAAATTACTTTTTCAGGATTATTCAGAAAATACAACAGGAGTTTATATTCTGTAGAAGTAAGAGAAATATCTTCTCCCGCGCGGGTTACTTTCTTTGTATAATCATTCACCATCAGATCCGAAAACTGAAAAACATGTTCATTATCCGGCTCCGGTTCAGCGATTTCCTGCGGGCCATTGTTGTTACTTCTTCTTAGCAAAGACTTCACACGCGCCACCAGTTCAATAAATTTGAAAGGTTTCACCAGATAGTCATCTCCACCGCTTTCCAGTCCGAGAACGATATTTTCTGAAGTTCCCAATGCCGTTAAAAACAAAATCGGAACGCTCTGATTGGTTTTTCTTATTTCTTTACATACATCCAGACCATTCATTTCCGGAAGCATAATGTCTAAAATTACCAGATCAAAATCGTTAGCCTGCACCAGCTGTACTCCTGTACGCCCGTCAAAAGCTACAGAAATCTCATATCCATTTTCCTGAAGTCCCTTTTTAATGAAAGATACTACACTGGTTTCGTCTTCGATAAGAATAATTTTTTTCATAGATGAAATAAGGAGTTTTACAAAAATAGGGAAATTTTCTTGGGGGAGAAAAAGTGAAGAATCTCAGAGAGTCAAGTAACAAATAATAATTTTCAATGAATTGATTCTCTCCTGTACCTAAACTCTATAGAATAATATTACCTTTGTTTTTAATAGAATGATGAAAAAATAATTCAGGTTAAATTGTACAGCGTATGAACGATTTTTTAATAGGTATCGGCAAGAGATTAAAGGATATTAGAAAAAAGAATAATTTAACCATTAATGATCTTGCTTTCAAAGCAAATGTAAGCAACGGGCTTGTTTCCAGGATTGAAAATGGCAGAACGATTCCATCGCTTCCTGTTTTATTAGATCTGATTCAGTCTCTTGAAATAGATGCCAGCTATTTTTTCGAAGGAGTTGAGAAAAAATCCAACGCCAAATTCATTTATGTTCCGAAAGAAAGCCAGCAAGTCATTGAAAAAGAAGTAGAAGCTGAAGGATTCAAGTATATGCACATCTTCAGCAAGAGTCTTCATTCTTTAGGGTTTGAAGCCGTTCTACTAACTCTTGAGCCCAATTCTAAAAGGGAAAAGGTCATTACGGATGCCTGGGAATTCAAATATATTCTGAAAGGAGAAGTGAAATATGTGATTGATAATGAAGAAGTCATCTTAAAAGAGGGTGATTCTTTGTATTTCAACGGAAAATTTCCTCACGTTCCTGTAAGCATCAGTGATGAAAGCTGTGTGATGCTTGTTCTTTATTTTTATACTGCTTAATAGTAAATTTAATGGAAAGTTTTTACTCGACTTTTGTCATTCTGACGAAGGAAGAATTTTATTTTCATTCAATAACATGAGATTCTTCATTACATTTCATTTCATTCAGAACGACACGTCGAGAATAGATTCATTCCAAGTGTATGCAACGCTTCATCAGCGATAAAGTCGCAGCCTTCGCTTCCTTAAAAATATACTGTTCCAATCATAAAACTTTGCGTCTAAAATAATAATCATTTTACTCACTATCCCTCAATTTCTAATTTTTCAGACAATACAAAAGTTTACAAATATGCAATTTTTGATTTTCTAGATTCTTCCTAAATGAACGAAATATTAACTAAAACATCATTGTTTTGGTTCAATTTCCATTGCATAATTATAAAGCAATATTTACTAAAAACATGATGTGAACAGCGTCAATCTCTGTTTCGACCTGTTTTCAAAGATCAGATTCAACACTTTTCAAAGTAAAACAGCTGTAACAAACAGTGTCTATTTGTTAAATAATACTTAATACAAAATATTTATATATATTAAAATTATTGGCTTGATTTGCATAAAAAATTTAATATATGTAAAAATGAAAACAAATTTAGAGAAATTACTTACCCTTGTTTTTGTCTGTCTCATCGTTTTTGTTTCAGCGCAGAAACAGTTAATTATAGGAACTGTTCTTGACGACAGTCAGCCTCTCCCCGGGGCCACAGTCAAAATAAAAGGCTTATCCAGAAATATAACAACTGATATTGAGGGAAAATTTGCCATCAATGATATCAAAGAAGGACAATATACTTTACAAATAAGCTATATAGGTTATGAATCTACAGACATCAATGTGGATCTGAAACCGGAACAAACCGTTGATTTAGGAATCATAAAACTTTCCCAGCCCCGAAAAAATATTGATGAAGTGGTGGTTACAGGAACACTTAAAAATACAGAAGCAAGAGCATTAAATCTTCAGAAAAATGCAATCAACATTACCAATGTTATTGCTTCAGACGGAATCGGAAAGCTTCCGGACAGAAATGCAGCAGAGACGGTACAGCGTGTACAGGGAGTTTCTATTGAAAGAGATCAGGGCGAAGGAAGATTTGTTTCCCTGAGAGGACTTCCGCCATTCTGGGCCTCTACAACCATCAATGGAAACAGACTTCCAACGGCTGAGGAAGAAACAACTTCAAGAGCTACAGCTTTCGACTTCTTTCCTACGGAACTGATCTCGTATGTACATGTAAACAAATCTTTTACCCCTGATATGGAAGCAGACGGAATTGGTGGCGGCGTAAACTTTATCACCAAGACTCCGCCAATGAAGACAGAATTCAAAGCAACAATTGGAAGCGGATATAATGCAAAAGCAGATAAAGGTGTTTACAATCTTGGATTTTTGTATGGAGGAAGAACAAAAGATAAGAAATTCGGGTATTTGTTCAATTTCGCTCATTTCATAAGAAACTGGTCTACAGATAATTTCGAGGCCAGAAGAAGTGGAGACGAAGGTGTTTTCAGACTGGAACTCCGTGATTATAACGGGGTAAGAAAGACAACCGGTATCAATACGGCTTTTGAATATGTTTTATCTCCGAAAACCACTTTCTATTTAAAAGGAATGTATGGTACTTTATCAGATGATGAAACCCATTATAAACACAGAATCCGATTTGATAAGTTCAGCAGTGCCAATAATACAGCAAGGGTTGAACTTCAGAACATTCACAATTTACTGATCACAGAGCTTACTTCAGTTTCTTTGGGAGCGGTTCATCAATTAAATAAAGGAAAAATTGATTGGGATTTATCTTATTATGATAACAAATTCAAGTATGGAAATATCCCTGACAAGCAGAACAATTCTTACTATGTTATCAAGTATACCCAATCTGGTGTAGGCATCAATCCTGATTATATTTCCAATCATGGAAATGGCCCAAGAGCTTACTGGAAAGCAGATGGAGGAAAATTAGATTATAAAAATCCGGATGCTTTATTTGGTTTTTACAGTGATCCGAACTTTAAGATGGATGCTTCCCAAATGAGATTTACAGATCTTGAATTCTATAAAGTTTTTGTAGAAGAAAAGGATAAAATCGTTGCGGCATTCAACCATGAGATCAATGCTTCTAATAAACTGACTTTAAAGTATGGTTTTAAATACAGAGATAAAGAGCGTAATGCAAAGTTTTCTGATATTTTCTACAACTGGAGCAACGGAACAGCCCCGCTACTGTCAGATTTTTCACCATATATCACGACACAGCCCAACGGACCGAAATATTTAAGTGAAATGAATGCCCACATCGGGAATACTTTCGGGCCGGTACTTTCCACCAATGGAATGAATCAGTTCTGGTATGATCATCAGGGAAATCTGAAAATTAATACTGCTGATTCCGAAGCGTTGGAATACAATAAAGCATTAGGTAGGAACTTTGATGTGTTTGAAAAACATGCAGATGCTTATGGGATGGCAACCTATAAACTGAATGATAAGATTACGATTTTAGGCGGAATCAGATTATCCAATACCAATACCAAAGTAAGAGGATACAGCGTGAATGATAATGTACTGACTCCTGTAGAAAATACCAAAAACTACCTGGCCGTTCTTCCGATGATTCATTTGAAATATACTTTAAACGATAAAGCCAACCTTCGTTTTGCAGCGACAAGAACTTTCTCAAGACCGAATTTCGGAGATCTTACGCCGGGAGGAACTTATATTGAAGCAGATAACGAGTTTAAAGGTGGAAATCCCAACCTTAATCCTACCTATTCTTTGAATTTTGACCTGATGGGAGAATATTATTTCTCCAACGTAGGGATTTTAAGCGGAGGAGTTTTCTATAAATCCATTACAGATCCTATTTTCCAGGATTCTTTTATCGGAAATTATAATGGAAACAACGGAGTACAGTTTACAGCTCCAAATAACGGAAAAGCAGCATGGTTGGGAGGTATTGAACTGGGAATCAACAAGAGATTCGATTTTCTTCCTGGGTTTCTACAGTACTTCGGAGTGCAGCTGAATGCTACATTCATGACTTCTGAAATGGAAAAGCCAAGCGGAAGAACGGTAGCCCTTCCTTATCAGGCAAAGGAATTGTATAACGCACAGCTTTTCTTTGAGAAAAAAGGATTTAATGCCAGACTGGCTTACAACTATAAAGGGAAATATGCTGTAGAGTATGCCGAGGAAGACATCAATGATTCTTATTATGGTAAATACAGCAATCTTGACTTCGGAGGCTCTTATCAGTTTACCAAATACCTGACTTTATACGCTGATGTAAACAATATTCTGAACAAACCTCTGATCTATCATTTTGGTAAAAATGAAGACCGCCCTGAACAGGTAGAATATTACGGAGTACGATTCAATCTTGGAGTAAAACTGAACTTCTAAACCATTATCATGGCCAGAACAATCAATAAAAAAACATTAGTAACACTAAAGGCCGCTTTTGCTGCTTTTGGTGTTTACTTCTGCATGTACGGCTTCAGAAAGCCTTTCACCGTAGCTTCTTTCGAAGGCCTTTCCTATTTCGGAGTTGATTATAAGATTTTGATTATCATTGCACAGGCAGTAGGTTATTTTATATCAAAATTCATCGGAATCAAATTTATTTCCGAACTGAAACCTCAGAAAAGACTTACTTATCTGTTTGTTTTCATTGCCATTGCAGAACTTGCGTTGTTAGGATTTGCAGCTGTTCCCGCTCCTTACAGTATTATATTTATGTTCATCAACGGAATTCCGCTGGGAATGATCTGGGGAATTGTTTTTTCCTATATTGAAGGACGCAAAACGACAGAAATCATTGGCTTATTTTTATGCTCAAGCTTTGTCGTTTCTTCAGGATTTACAAAGTCGGCAGGGAAATTTTTAATGGATACATTCTCAATTTCTGAATTCTGGATGCCGTTTTCAGCAGGACTTATCTTTATTATTCCATTGATTCTTTTCGGACTGCTCCTTGAAAGAATTCCCCAACCTTCGGACGAAGATATTTTGCTTAAAAACAAAAGACAGCCATTGAATGGTGCAGAAAGAAAAGCACTGATCCAGCAGTTTTTTGTTCCGATCGTGTGTATCATATTTCTGTATATCAGCTTAACGGTTTTAAGGGATTTCAGGGATAATTTCAACCGGGAAATCTGGGACGGACTGCATTTCAGTTTCGACAGCGCTATTTTTACCTTAACGGAGATTCCTATTGCAGTGATGGTCCTTTTGATCTTAAGTTTTATGGTGAAAGTGAAAAACAATAAAAAAGCATTTGCTTACTATCATTATATTCTTTTCGCAGGAATTCTCACTGTAGGACTTTCTACTTATCTTTTTCAGCAGGGTTCATTATCTCCCTTTTTATGGATGACGGTTTCCGGCTTTGGAATGTACATCTGCTATATTCCTTTTAACGGAATTTATTTTGACCGGATGATTGCCGCTTTTGAGATCAAAGGAAATGTAGGTTTTCTGATCTATATTGTAGATTCATTCGGGTATCTGGGAAGTGTTTTGATTCTTCTGTATAAAAACTTTGGCTCAGCCCAGACTTCATGGTTACATTTTTATATCAACTTAAATTATATCATCACCGTTACGGTTTTCATTCTTTCGGTGATTGCTTTTCTGGCTTTCAGGAACAAATCAAAGCCGAAATCAAACTTAAACTCAAACTCTAATCAATTCATCAATTTCGATACGTCGAAAATTTTATAAATAACAATACAATGACAATAAAATTTGATTTACTCGTTGTAGGAGGTGGAATTTTAGGAACATTCCATGCTTATCATGCGCTGAAGAAAAATCTTAAGGTAGCTATACTGGAAAGAAATTCTGTTCCTCAGGGCGCTACTGTGAGGAATTTCGGACAGGTAGTACCTTCCGGAATGGATCTGAAATGGCAGAATTTCGGAAGAGAAAGCCTTGCCATCTATCATGAACTTCACACGCACGCAGATCTTACCATCAGACAAAACGGATCTGTATATATCGCTTCCAATGACGAAGAACTTCAGCTGATTGAAGAACTTTATGAAATCAACAGAAACAATGATTATGAATCTGTTTTATTATCAAAAAGCGACTGTATCAAGAAATATGATGGTCTCCGTTCAGATTATTGCAAAGGAGGACTGTTTTTTCCGCAGGAACTTTCTGTAGATTCTGCAGATATGATAGTAAAACTTCATAAACTACTTCAGGAAAAGATGGGATTGCAGATTTTCTATAACACCACAGTTCTTAAAACCCATGAAGATGATCAGAAATGTACTGCTGTAGCAGCAGACGGAACAGCATTCAATGCTTCTAAAATCATTATCTGCGGTGGACACGAGTTCAAAACTTTATATCCTAAAGTATTCAATGACAGTGATCTGGAAGTGAGTAAGCTTCAGATGCTTCAGACTAAACCACAAGGAATTTATTCGCTTCAGGGAAATATCCTTACCGGGCTTTCTGTGAGAAGATATGAATCATTCAGCGAGTGCCCTTCTTTCCAGAAAATCAAGGCTTTAGAAGACCAAAATTCTTTTGAAAAGAAATACGGAGTTCATATTTTATTCAAACAAGCACTTGACGGTTCTGTGATCATAGGAGATTCTCATGAATATGCAGACGCTAAAAATTCAGATGATCTTGGATATGATCTTAATATGGAGATTGACGAATTTATGATTCTTGAAGCTAAGAAAATCATTGATCTTCCAACATATGAAATCCAGAGAAGGTGGTTTGGAATTTATTCCCAATGCAAAACCAAAGATATTTTCGAGCACAGCCCATCTGCGAATATTCATATAGTAACAGGTATCGGAGGAAAAGGAATGACGGGAAGCGGTGGCTTCTCAAAGTTTAATATTGAAAAAATTTACGCCTAAAATTTAAATGAAAAATATAGAATTATTAGTTCTGGATATGGCCGGAACAACGGTTGATGAGGACAATGTAGTATACAAAACACTTACCAGCGCTGTGAATGATTACGGCTATGTTGTAAGCCTTGAAAAAGTATTATCCAGCTGTGCCGGAATGGAAAAACTGGAAGCTATTACAAGTCTTTTAAAAGAAATGAACGGAAATGAAGATGATGCTGCCGCTATTTTTGAAAATTTCTCAGATCAGCTTAAAGAATCTTATAAAAATCTTGAAGTAAAACCCATCAATGGAACGGAAGATTTCCTGCTCAGCATGAAGTCCCAAAACAAAAAAATTGTTTTAAATACCGGATATACTTCTGAAATCGCTCATCAGCTTTTGAATAAACTCAACTGGAAAGAAAGTATTCATTTTGATGCCTTGATTACTGCTGATGATGTTTCGGAAAGCCGTCCAAGCCCTGAAATGATCATGCTTGCGATGAAGAAATTCAATATCACTGAAGCTCATAAGGTTTTAAAGGCAGGAGATTCTGTCATTGATGTTGAAGAGGGTAAAAATGCAGGCTGCGGACTGACGATTGCTGTCCTGTCAGGAGCTCAAAGCAAGGCTGAACTTGAAAAGGCTTCCCCGGATTATATTCTTAATACCATTTCTGAGGCTGAAGATCTTCTTTAAATACCTCTTTTCAAAATACTTTTAGTACTTCTTGGCACAAACGTTTTCATGGTAGTTCATTGGAAATGTTTGTGTTTTTTATCACCCCGTCAAATTATTTGACAGAAGATTCACAAAAGCTAAATAATTCGGCTTTTGTCATTCTGACGAAGGAAGAATCTTACTAATCTTCAAAATATTAGATTCTTCACTATATTTCATTTCGTTCAGAATGACACTTTTTGAAACAGTCTCGATTTAGTACAATCACTTGAACAGTTGTCAAATCCGAAGATTTTAGAATTTTTTTTTAGAACTTTTTAATTATCAATTAATTAACTTTCAGTTTATAAATATTTACAAATAGTAAACTAATTTTACAATAATTAAAAATAAATTACTATTTGTAAACTTTTATACTTTCAAAAACTCTTTTCCCTATGAAAACAAAACTATTCTCAATGGCTGTTGTAATAAGCTGCTTTCTTGGAGCTCAGACAAAAAAAGTCCTTTTTATCGGAATTGACGGATGTCGTGCAGACGTAATGATGTCTACACCTACTCCAAACATCCAAAACCTTATCAGTCAGTCAATCTATTCTGTTGACGGACTTTGCGCTGCCACTACCTGGAGCGGAAACGGATGGAGTACTATGCTTACCGGAGTATGGCACACCAAACACAATGTTCAGGACAATAATTTTACAAGCCCGAACTTCGTTAATTACCCTGACTTTCTTACCAGAGCAGAAACTTACAATCCGAATTTGAGAACTATTTCTCTAGCTCACTGGGCACCAATCAATGATAAAATCGTACAGAATGCGGATGTAAAGACTAATCTGGCAACAGATCTTGCAGTAAAGAATGCTGCTGTAACGGCTTTGCAGAATGATAATCCGGATATTCTCTTTGTAGATTTTGACGATGTAGACCACGCAGGACATTCTTACGGATTCTCATCAGGTGTTCCTCAATATGTTTCTTCAATTAAAACTACCGACACTTATATCGGAGAAATTGTTACCGCTATGAAAAACAGGCCTTCTTATAACAACGAAGATTGGTTGGTCGTTTTGACTACAGATCATGGAGCGGTAGACAGTTCTCATGGTGGCGGAAATCTTTCTGAAAGAAATA is a window from the Chryseobacterium indologenes genome containing:
- a CDS encoding YoaK family protein, which produces MLRNYSNSRTLGDNIRLGTLTAFTAGTINIASLLIFLSFTSNVTGHYAILAAEISKGNWTQVAVVGGWIFLFFFGSFLSNFIVINFNKKSKYFAHSMPIVLEIICLLFVGVYGQFYYQKTLEETEYLVALMLFATGLQNGLTASISNFSVKTTHLTGTTTDLGILVSMFTQKKYRKNGELIGRAKLLMSIMLAYVMGAVFSGLTYYYLEFRVFYVISICLLIVIGYDAYKIHIRHFNTKYRYSRIYKKPNLFAYLYDKIHGIPKREKKRKLVFED
- a CDS encoding sensor histidine kinase; its protein translation is MFNKVITNQTKTMVLLMLVFTAIILLFSGLVYFSIVNFSHQRFYELLKIRTATIVQIEKSKDHLDLPENYVLNSLNEEELPMEKDYVFAVPTDSNFKKISQEVHIPDYFFKNIIREGESNYNDEEFYYIGQSFRYDDKDYIAIASAKNHYVVYYLGFLKRTLITCIVLSLFFSMIFSFYLSKTLFRPILKITGKVKEISSENLHLRLESQPDNKELNELVDTFNDMLNRIETSFETQNHLIGNVSHELRTPLTSIMGEADVALSISRTADEYKETLGIILDEAEKLDKKIKALLMIAQTGFDGKIQKMDKVRIDQLLWDVIETLRRIDSRNNIYLDISMLPDNPKKLKVQGNEQLLHLAVANIISNGCKYSNFQQVKVSLGATNTDVYIIVKDNGIGIPEVEMNKIYDPFFRASNTNNYEGYGIGLPLARNIVRMHHGELIVSSHENQGTTVQMKFPNFYSMQKGEEINK
- a CDS encoding response regulator transcription factor, producing the protein MKKIILIEDETSVVSFIKKGLQENGYEISVAFDGRTGVQLVQANDFDLVILDIMLPEMNGLDVCKEIRKTNQSVPILFLTALGTSENIVLGLESGGDDYLVKPFKFIELVARVKSLLRRSNNNGPQEIAEPEPDNEHVFQFSDLMVNDYTKKVTRAGEDISLTSTEYKLLLYFLNNPEKVISRAEILDAVWGVNYELGTNVVDVYVNYLRKKLDSQDDNKLIHTVIGMGYVLKKT
- a CDS encoding helix-turn-helix domain-containing protein, whose product is MNDFLIGIGKRLKDIRKKNNLTINDLAFKANVSNGLVSRIENGRTIPSLPVLLDLIQSLEIDASYFFEGVEKKSNAKFIYVPKESQQVIEKEVEAEGFKYMHIFSKSLHSLGFEAVLLTLEPNSKREKVITDAWEFKYILKGEVKYVIDNEEVILKEGDSLYFNGKFPHVPVSISDESCVMLVLYFYTA
- a CDS encoding TonB-dependent receptor, with protein sequence MKTNLEKLLTLVFVCLIVFVSAQKQLIIGTVLDDSQPLPGATVKIKGLSRNITTDIEGKFAINDIKEGQYTLQISYIGYESTDINVDLKPEQTVDLGIIKLSQPRKNIDEVVVTGTLKNTEARALNLQKNAINITNVIASDGIGKLPDRNAAETVQRVQGVSIERDQGEGRFVSLRGLPPFWASTTINGNRLPTAEEETTSRATAFDFFPTELISYVHVNKSFTPDMEADGIGGGVNFITKTPPMKTEFKATIGSGYNAKADKGVYNLGFLYGGRTKDKKFGYLFNFAHFIRNWSTDNFEARRSGDEGVFRLELRDYNGVRKTTGINTAFEYVLSPKTTFYLKGMYGTLSDDETHYKHRIRFDKFSSANNTARVELQNIHNLLITELTSVSLGAVHQLNKGKIDWDLSYYDNKFKYGNIPDKQNNSYYVIKYTQSGVGINPDYISNHGNGPRAYWKADGGKLDYKNPDALFGFYSDPNFKMDASQMRFTDLEFYKVFVEEKDKIVAAFNHEINASNKLTLKYGFKYRDKERNAKFSDIFYNWSNGTAPLLSDFSPYITTQPNGPKYLSEMNAHIGNTFGPVLSTNGMNQFWYDHQGNLKINTADSEALEYNKALGRNFDVFEKHADAYGMATYKLNDKITILGGIRLSNTNTKVRGYSVNDNVLTPVENTKNYLAVLPMIHLKYTLNDKANLRFAATRTFSRPNFGDLTPGGTYIEADNEFKGGNPNLNPTYSLNFDLMGEYYFSNVGILSGGVFYKSITDPIFQDSFIGNYNGNNGVQFTAPNNGKAAWLGGIELGINKRFDFLPGFLQYFGVQLNATFMTSEMEKPSGRTVALPYQAKELYNAQLFFEKKGFNARLAYNYKGKYAVEYAEEDINDSYYGKYSNLDFGGSYQFTKYLTLYADVNNILNKPLIYHFGKNEDRPEQVEYYGVRFNLGVKLNF
- a CDS encoding DUF5690 family protein — translated: MARTINKKTLVTLKAAFAAFGVYFCMYGFRKPFTVASFEGLSYFGVDYKILIIIAQAVGYFISKFIGIKFISELKPQKRLTYLFVFIAIAELALLGFAAVPAPYSIIFMFINGIPLGMIWGIVFSYIEGRKTTEIIGLFLCSSFVVSSGFTKSAGKFLMDTFSISEFWMPFSAGLIFIIPLILFGLLLERIPQPSDEDILLKNKRQPLNGAERKALIQQFFVPIVCIIFLYISLTVLRDFRDNFNREIWDGLHFSFDSAIFTLTEIPIAVMVLLILSFMVKVKNNKKAFAYYHYILFAGILTVGLSTYLFQQGSLSPFLWMTVSGFGMYICYIPFNGIYFDRMIAAFEIKGNVGFLIYIVDSFGYLGSVLILLYKNFGSAQTSWLHFYINLNYIITVTVFILSVIAFLAFRNKSKPKSNLNSNSNQFINFDTSKIL
- a CDS encoding TIGR03364 family FAD-dependent oxidoreductase — protein: MTIKFDLLVVGGGILGTFHAYHALKKNLKVAILERNSVPQGATVRNFGQVVPSGMDLKWQNFGRESLAIYHELHTHADLTIRQNGSVYIASNDEELQLIEELYEINRNNDYESVLLSKSDCIKKYDGLRSDYCKGGLFFPQELSVDSADMIVKLHKLLQEKMGLQIFYNTTVLKTHEDDQKCTAVAADGTAFNASKIIICGGHEFKTLYPKVFNDSDLEVSKLQMLQTKPQGIYSLQGNILTGLSVRRYESFSECPSFQKIKALEDQNSFEKKYGVHILFKQALDGSVIIGDSHEYADAKNSDDLGYDLNMEIDEFMILEAKKIIDLPTYEIQRRWFGIYSQCKTKDIFEHSPSANIHIVTGIGGKGMTGSGGFSKFNIEKIYA